The DNA segment ACGCCTTCAGcacttgaactctgcaatatgattgggctgcaaaatTTCTGCAGCAGGAACAAAACCTTacattgcagtggtgcccaGCCCCACACAGGCTTGAGTGGCATTCACTTTTTTGACAACGAAATCATCGGATTCTTGAGTGGCATTCACTTTTTTGACAACGAAATCATCGGATTCCTTAGATTCTACTTGAGTGGCTTCCATCTTCTAGCAGCTGTACTGAATACACTGGACTGGACAGAGAGAATAGAGAATATAGAGAGTCTGAGAGAATGGCTACCGTAACTCTATTTTTTTGCTGTCTGCTGGGAAGTGTTTCTCTTGTGTATGGGCAGGCTCCTTTGAGTGAGTTGatatgcagtgcagtgcacaGTTGCTTATAAGAGTTAGAGTATAATTTATCTCTATTGTATAGCTTTTTCAATTAATGTTTACATGCATGGAGGGTGGTTTTCTGTACTACAATAATAGACAATatcatatatatagctatctatatagctatagacatCAGGTGTTATATGTTGTATAACATGTACAGCCCACCTGGCAGCAGGCAATGAGCCCCTTCCCATTGACCACACTGGAGAGATCATCTCATTCTCTGATATTGGAACAGGAACTAATGAACCATTTCCCTGGTATTGCTTCACCCAGAACACTACTAATGTGGAGTGGCAGCTTCCTAATGGGACTGCAGTGGTAGCAAGAGTAGGGGTTCCAGTTGGGGACGAACTGATCACTAGAGCTGTTAATGGAGGCCTTTTTCTGCTTCGTGGTACCACACACttcagtcctgatggagaacactgctgtgtGAGGATTGGCACTACACAGAGGCTGTGTGTCACCTTCAGTGAGTgctgactatataattattgtttatgtccaatactaactcccaccccccacagctccctgccccacactgaGCCCCCTCACTGACACTAATGGAACGATATCATACAATGCAACCAACAacatggccacctacacctgtgacactgggtacacCATCAGTGGAGCTACTCCGATAACTTGTATGAGTGATGGTACTAGTGCTGGTACCTGGTCTCCACCACCACCTACTTGTACaagtaactatatatagtaggtagttagtgtgtgtttatTTTTCCCAACACAGTCGTCACCTGCCCTGTCCTAACCTCCCCTACCAATGGAGTCTTGTCCACCACTAGTCGGGACTACCTCACCATTGCTGCATACAGCTGTGATACTGGCTACATCCTCACTGGTACTGCTGCTAGAACATGTCAAGCTACTGGTGAATGGTCAAGAGTGGCACCATTTTGCTCACGTGAGTTAGACTAAAGGAATGGTGGGTTGGGAGTAATGCTGACTGAGCATCtccctacagctgttgactgtggtccCCCGACTAACCCCTCCAACGGAGCAGTGGACAAATCCACTGGAACGACCTttatgatgactgctacctacacctgtaacactggatacaacatTGTTGGCAGTGAGAGCAGAACTTGTGGAGTAAATGGAACAAGTGGAGCAACTACACTAACTGATGGAGTTTGGAGTCCAGCTGCACCAACTTGTGAAAGTATGTTATACCAATGTGTTGTGGCCTCACATGATTTCGAACAGCCTTAATACTGAACCTCTCCAGTAAGTGTTGGTTAATGTGTTATTTTATAGTTGTCAACTGTGGTTCCCTGGACGCCCCCTCCAATGGaacagtggacacatcctctggaaccacttACCTCCGAAGAGCTAActacacctgtaaccctgGATACACTCTGACTGGTGGAGAAGGGACTAGAACATGTCAAGCTAATGGAATGTGGAGCTCTAGTGACCCTGCCTGTGAATGTGAGTGTGACCTACACAGCTTCAATACTACTCATTGCTCCCCTGCAGTCATTGTCCTGTCCATTGGAGGCACTGTCTACACTAACAACACAGCTCTGTCCTTCTCCCTCATTGGAGAGGGCTCCTCTGCCctcacctgtcacactgaGCTATCCACCTGCTGCAGGGAACAAGACAACCCTAATGGAGGGGCTCTCGGAGGATGGAGAGGACCAGATGGAGGGGTCAGTGTACCTTCAGAAGCTGCTATTGGAACTACAGCTGAGGGATTCTACGTCACCAGAGGCATCAGCACTATCAGCCTGAATCGCCGTTGCAGTGAAACGAATGCAGGAGGTGTCTACTGCTGCACTATTCCCAGAGCTGGTGGTATCACTCAAACATTCTGTGTGGACGTGCAATGTGAGTGACAGTGATGGTGTGTATACTTTGATATAGTGTTCCTTGGCTTCCAGCTCCTATATCCGAGCCACCACTCACTGAGCCAGCAAGTACATACATTACAGTTACACTGGGAGTGTTGCTAGCAGTTGCCGTGGCAGTCATTATTGTACTGATAACTTTCGTTATTATTGGAAGAAaacagctaacacaagcaAGGTGCATGTGAGTGGTTGAAATATTGATGGTTAGTTGAAAATACTGCCACAGAAATCAACTCAAGCAAGCACCCAATTGCAACCAGAAGGCCTCTTATGAAAATGTCACCGTAAACGTGGGTGTCTCCCCCACAGCTGTTGAGCTAAGTGAGTGTCCAGCGGCTGAACAACATTATCAACTCAAGCAAGCACCCAATTGCAACCAGGAGGCCTTTTATGAAGATGTCACCGTAAACGTGGGTGTCTCCCCCACAGCTGTTGAGCTAAGTGAGTGTCCAGCGGCTGAACAACATTATCAACTCAAGCAAGCACCCAATTGCAACCAGGAGGCCTTTTATGAAGATGTCACCGTAAACGTGGGTGTCTCCCCCACAGCTGTTGAGCTGAGTGAGTGTCCAGCGGCTGAACAACATTATGGTACCTGAGCCTAATGAGTAAATTCCAAATAAATAAATAGTTGCTACAAATTATCCAACTCCAGATATGTACGTGTCAGGGGGTGGACAGGAGAGAAAAGAAGAGATTATCTATGACAATGTTTAATACAAACATCATTAATTCAGTATACTTAATTTTATACTACAATTGTTTTTATTACGCAATCTTAAAGACTGCATgttcatacatgtaattatatatagcaactCAGTATAACTGTTATTATAGTCATGCTTCGATCTATTATTGTTTGTTGAGTTGTTTTTCCCACTTACAGTGCTTCAACATAACGTAGCATACATACAACTATTATATACAAAGCAAGAAGCGAAACAATTTGTGTCCATCTATAGTAACAGAGTCACAGAAGGTGTTGATACGTATagttctgcatgtgtgtgtgcatgaacaAAGAGACGGCTAGTgagtcagtgtgacaggtcGTTGGCATCAAACTTCTCCTGATCGTAAAGCTCCGCCTTTATCATCCGTCCTCCAAACCATCGACCATGGAGAGATTTAGCAGCTGCTACAGCCTCTGTAATAACACAGGAGTAGGCTGAACAATATTATGGTACCTGAGCCTAATGAGTAAATTCCAACTAAATAGTTGCGATAAATTATCCAACTCCAGTTATTTACAAGTATTACAAGTATGAAATGGCCCCAAGACTAGCGTCTAGATTATAATTGACTGTTGATTGGTCTGGTATGTGTGTTCCTTCAAATactctatggttatagtgtcccatatcacaGGGACATAACCATATAGTATTTGAAGGAACACACATACCAGACCAATCAACAGTCAAATACTATTTAGTATTTGAAGGAACTATACCTGACTGTTGATTGGTCTGGTATGTGTGTTCCTTCAAATACTATATGGTTATGTCCCtgtgatatgggacactataaccatagagtATTTGAAGGAACACACATACCAGACCAATCAACAGTCAAATACTCTAGAGTATTTGAAGGAACACACATACCTGACTGTTGATTGGTCTGGTATGTGTGTTCCTTCAAATactctatggttatagtgtcccatatcacaGGGACATAACCATATAGTATTTGAAGGAACACACATACCAGACCAATCAACAGTCAAATACTCTAGAGTATTTGAAGGAACTATACCTGACTGTTGATTGGTCTGGTATGTGTGTTCCTTCAAATACTAGAGTATTTGAAGGAACACACATACCAGACCAATCTGGAGTCAATTATAATCTAGCCGCTAGTCTTTAGATAgattatatagatatataattatgataggtCTCTTtaaggctacatgtactaaacaCATATTTAATTTTTTATACTGGATTATGTGCTCTTAAACCAGTTCTTTTAGATTTtgcgatataattatgacagccTCTTTAAGAGCTCCTATTTACTTTAAAAAATGGACACTGTAGATTCAAGTTATGAAGGATTCAAGTTATGAAGGATTCAAGTTATGAAGGTAGCCACTGAAGCAGCACAACCACTGAAGCAGCACAATTCTCTTACTAGCACTTCATAGTTATTGTACACATACACTCTCACCAGCTGTGACTGAGAAAAGGACGAATATCTTGATAATAACATCAGCATTGTCTTCCATGCTCTGTCGCTCCTGGTAGATAATGACCCTCTCCACACTGCCGTACTTAGAGCACTCAGAGGTCACCTCTTCTTCAAGGTCGTCGTCAAGGTCTTCCATAGTTACCATGTCGTTGAGCACCAAAACACGGGACtagagtgtggtgtgtgtgtgtgtgtggtgtgtatgtgtgtgtgtggtgtgtatgtgtgtatgtgtgtgtatgtgtatggtgTGGGGAAAGTTGTATAGAGGAAAATTGTCAAACTTGGGATACAATATCATGAGCTCTGGGGGGACCTTTTGATTACACAGCACTGTACATTTCTTAGCCAACCAGCTCACCTCTGTTTTCCTGGACAGCTTCTTCATGATCATGAGGCGAGCGTTGCTACCAGAGATGGAGACGTTCTCCTCTGACTGTAAAGTATTGCTCTCTGGGTTAGTGATGACAACAGCCTTCTCGGCCATCACGTCATCTCTCTCCTCCTCCACCTTAGACTGAGCCAGGGGCATCGTCACATTCACAGTttctatagtgtgtgtgtgggtatgggcagtgtgggtgggtggtgtgtgggcagtgtgtgtgtgtgtgtgtgtgtgtgggtggtgtgtgtgtagagggggGTAAGGGTAGGCACACACCAACACCCAGGCATAAATGAAGTAACTCTGTTTATAATGCTTAGCAGACAATTTTTTGAGTACACTAGACAATTGAGATGCTGTTTCTTCCCCATTACCACCGACCCTAAACTCTGAGCAAACTAACTCGATCGATcagtacacgcacacacacaacataaagAGCTAGTACATGTTATATAGAGCTATATTATAGATACTTACCGTCGCTGTATGACATGACATCAGTGGGGATTATACCAGCCATGGCTGTGAGGGAACAAGGGAACAAAGAGAATACTAAATACAAACCTCAGTAGCCGTGCAGCTAGTACGTTGTGGTAAGCTATATGTATGTCATCCATTTAATACTGTAACGGTGGGTGTATTGTACTTACAGTCTCCTCCCATGCCCAGGCCGAGTATCCCTGGCAACACGGGGGCGGCATTTGGAGGGTAGAGTGGAAGTGGAGGGGTCAGTGCCTGGgggataattatatcacatgataatcacatgacatgcaatTACTATTTAGAAACTGGGATTGAAACAATAAGAATTATTACTCCCACAATAATCACAGTGACAGTGATTAGCCACTTGATAACTAGCTAAACTTTAACGAAAGCATcccaccacccactcacacacaccctcacccttCCCACTCTCAGGAACTGTCCGCCCAGGTCAAACAAGTTCATGGAGGCAATGGCATCAGCTGCACTCTTAGCGTTCTCGTAGTCGATatagccccaccccctgtgCTTGGCCGGGTTAGTGTCAGGAGCCAACTCCAACTTCTTGATCTTCCCAAATGCCTCAAATACACTGCAAGTGGAAGAACCAGAGCTAATAAGGTAATGgaaaagttataattattatcacactGTATAGAGTCTCTAGCATGCGTTCAATCCATTCCATTCACACTGGAGGGTTGAATATCTTTCaatagccataacttgagtattgttgatccaatgtcaaaatttttctgattttctgaaagcttagaaagagacctttcaaatgatgtgtttcaatccaaaactttgTCGGGTCCATAATTTGGCATTTTTTcctttggaccatgggctaatccatggtatggccaaattggcaaatacttttatcactcgaatatgaactttgatgacaccatttaaaaggtctctttctaaactttcagaaaaccataaaatcgttgaaattggatttacagaattcaagttatggtagctgaaagagtcctcGAACCAAAACAATTATTGATAAGTTATGGCCAATCACACACTGTTAATAGACCCACAAGCCCCTCCCTTTATCAGTTACTGCACATGTACCTCTTAACGTCTTCTGGGAGAAGGTCAAGATGAATGGAAGCCACATAGATCCGTGGGTACTTGGTAGCCTCCTGCTGAATCTGAGCGATGATGGGGGCAGCCTGAGGCACGTTATTAGGGCGACCAACCTgggagataataattatacagtcaggCACACTTTAGAGTTGGGTCTGTAACTAAGAGTTCCAAAGGTCCAAATTCAACTACATGGttgatgattttctgaaagcttaaagaGCTCTTTCAcgtatgctcaaatctcaaatttggaagGAGTCAAAATTTACTATTTCAGAAAGGTAAAAACAGGCCGAAAATCGACTTTGatttttaacacatcatttgaaaggcctctctctaataAGCTTTCACAAATAATGTTATTgtaccaacggaactaaagttgtGGCTGATCAAAGATGCTCTTGGAACAATAACAATGTTACGTCCCTGACCCCTTTCACAGACCTTGATATTCCGTCCACCCATGACAACACCGTTCATTTGCTCCagtgccagttgtgctgcctCAGCTGTCTCGTACTCAACGAAGGCATAGCCTTTGTGTTTCATAGCAGCCGTATCCACAGAAAGGTTGACAGACTTGAGGGTTCCAAACGGACAAAAGGCAGTCTTGACTGTTTCTTCTCCAATCTCAAAGTTGATGCTACCCACATAGATCCTGCAGATGAAGAGGGGAAGCAGTCACCATTagataggcctttcaaaggGGTAAAAACCCAAGTGGTAGCCATTTTTAATTCAATCAAcacacaaatttgcctctttAATCTATGCCATTTAAAAGTACCATGGGTACATACATCCAAGGACTGGAGACTGGTTATCTACACATTATAGACACCTTTAATAGTTCTACCTGGTCATTAATAGCAACGCTCTCTGTTTGTTGGCCGCCTCTTGCAACTGCTGCATCTGGACCACCTGCTGCTCAGTGTGTCGTTGTTGTTGCTATAGGAACGAATGGgtcaaatctgattggacggaccgtaattatatacactcacAAACTTGGACGAGACGTCGGCACAATATTTCTTGGCCATGGCTAGATTCTGTGTTTGTTGTGGGTTGAGTGCGGAGAGTACAGCTGGTTGTATGAGCGGTCCAGTCTGCTCAATCTCAacctctacatgtacgtggGAACAAATAGTGTATATTTAAACTGATTTTAATTAATGTGGTTGTATTTTTATTGGAGTGCTGTAGATTTACCATTTGATTCGGCCACATCCCAGCCTTTTCTTCTCTTCCTCAGCTTTGGTTGATCAGCTACAGGTGCAGGGCTAGGGACGTTCTCCTTCTGTTCTGTGTCTGTCATCTTCTCTCTAGACGTtgtatacacgtacacgtgGAATGTTGTAAAGCTATTGCTATAAAGGAAAGGTCGTCGTTAGAGCAAACTGTTTGTGGTAAACTAGTAATTAGTTTGTTGTGTTGACGATTATTACCCACTGAAAATGGCTGCACTAGAAACAGAGCCTCCGGCTCTTGCAGCAGCTAGCCAGTCTCCTGTGTCTCATTCCAAAGATCCATTCGTTGGCAACGTGTCCAAGATATCTCCACATCATGGAGGGAGCTCAAAACAGAGTTACAAGAAAGGAAACTTGATatttgatgcttgttttgAAGGGGGTAAGTTAGTTCTGTTGCTaggcagccccaccccccttttattttctctgtgtgtgcaggCAATTTGGGGAGAGTGGATCTCATTAATGACTTTGAGTATGATCTATTTATCCGACCTGACACCTGCAATCCTAGGTACACGTGTGGAATATCCAACTTTCACAGCTGCAAACTGAACAAATAAATATTTCTCTCGTTTACAGGTTTAGAATGTGGTTCAATTTCACAGTCTCAAACGTTAAATCAGACCAGGTAATTCCATCCCTATTCCAATATCAATATCTGTATACCAATTAatcccccccccacccacacacacacacacacacacacacacacacacacacatcactacATTTTGTAGAGAGTGATATTCAACATAGTCAACTTCAGTAAGACCAAGAGCCTCTACAGAGAGGGAATGTCCCCCCTCGTTAAGTCCACCTCTCGTCCCCACTGGCAACGCATCCCCTCTAAAGCCGTGTTCTACTATCGCTGCCCCGACCATCAGAAGAACTATGTACTCTCCTTCGCATTCGCCTTTGATAAGGAAGAAGACATGTATCAGGTGAGCTAGGGCTGTGTTTTTTTGTTAACAGTATGTTCCATTCTCAAAGAAAAAGCGTGGGGGTGATTTTTCCTAAATTGCCtgttttggtagctatctctgagtgctcataacttgagttaggattgTGCATTTTCACAATTAAAATATGCATTTATCTAAtgatgtgcttagatcagtggTGTTTGTATTCTTCTCCTCATTTTAGCTAGCTAATAGTATAGTGTGTTGCTCTACTCATTGTAGTTATGCCCATTATACCAGTTGTGAGATGCAACAACCCCATCAAGTGTCGTATCACTATAGCGCTAGTGTCAACTGCTCCCTTCCCTCCCTCCATTGCAGTTCTCCTACAGCTTCCCCTACTCATTCACAAGATTACAAAAGCTATTGGACAAACTCGAGATGAAAGGTCTGGATTACTTCCAAAGGGAAACCATCTGTAAAACTGTGGTATGTTGAAGTCTACTAGCCTGTTGGATAATAGTTGCTAattacatgataattataacagtccACACAGCCTCACAACttacactccccacacacacacacacactcctcacagcaACAGCGGCCGCTAGACCTCCTCACAATCACCCACCCACGCAACCTGGACCCGTCATCACGGGCCAGGATGGTGTTTATTACAGCGAGGGTCCACCCAGGGGAAAGCCCCGCTTCCTACGTGTGTCAGGGACTCATGGAACACCTGATGAGCGACACACTCGAGGGAGAGCTACTCAGAGAAAATATCATCTTCAAAATTGGTAATTTTTGTAAATTTTCAATTCTTTGTTACACCGATTTTGTTGGTTTTATTGATGCAGTACCAATGTTGAATCCTGATGGAGTGTACTTGGGCAATTATCGAAGTTCTCTGATGGGCTTTGATCTCAATCGGCACTGGGCAGACCCCTCCCCCTGGGCCCAGCCCACAATCACCGCCACCAAGAAGCTCGTCATGGAGTACGACCAAGACCCTGTGAGTATGCGGAAGAAATATATTATACtgaagtgtataattatgtgaatagAAAAATTATTGTGTCATTCATCTTTGTGCAGAATATCGATCTGGACTTCTACATTGACATCCACTCTCACTCCATACACACGAATGGTGGGTTGTTTGAAAACGTATCTCCAACAGctttagcctcggtcccaggccaatttttctttAAAACGAAAGTTgggctgggaacgaggctagaaCTGTATGCTATCTACTAGATGTGTATTGTTATACCCACCATTCCtgctgcccccccccccctcaggatTCATGTATGGCAATGTGTATGATGAGGAGGAGAGGTTTGAGAGACAAGCTGTGTTCCCCAAGCTACTGGCCAAGCATGCCACTGACTTCTCATGGGTAAGAAGAGTGGCAGGCAATTGCTTTGTAGGGTACTTTCATTGTTTCTGCAGAATAAGACATCGTTCAACAGAGATGCTATCAAGGCAGGGACTGGAAGAAGGTTGGTATTCCACTAATGTACCCACTAACCACtcactccccctctctctggGTACACAGGTACCTGGGGGACTGCCTCTCCCCACAGACACACTGCTACACACTAATGTACCCACTAACCACtcactccccctctctctggGTACACAGGTACCTGGGGGACTGCCTCTCCCCACAGACACACTGCTACACACTAATGTACCCACCCACCACtcactccccctctctctggGTACACAGGTACCTAGGGGACTGCCTCTCCCCACAGACACACTGCTACACACTAATGTACCCACACTAACCACtcactccccctctctctggGTACACAGGTACCTGGGGGACTGCCTCTCCCCACAGACACACTGCTACACACTGGAGGTCTCTTTCTTTGGCTACCTGGCCTCCCACAGTAGCACTGACGTCACCACTCCCTACACTGAGGAGGCCTGTATCCATTCCCACTTTACCTGTACTAGCcatgcataaaattaattatacctGCGTATACAGCACAGCCATAACCGTAGCTACTctctatgtataattattacactagttatgtatgtatgtgttaACATAACTACGTGTAGTCCTTTGCATGCCCTGCACGTTCTTACGctgtatgtcatgtgatttcgTACTTAGCTCTCTGTATATCTGTATATTACACTAGTTACTTACGTATGCAATCT comes from the Halichondria panicea chromosome 4, odHalPani1.1, whole genome shotgun sequence genome and includes:
- the LOC135334902 gene encoding poly(U)-binding-splicing factor PUF60-like, whose protein sequence is MTDTEQKENVPSPAPVADQPKLRKRRKGWDVAESNEVEIEQTGPLIQPAVLSALNPQQTQNLAMAKKYCADVSSKFQQQRHTEQQVVQMQQLQEAANKQRALLLMTRIYVGSINFEIGEETVKTAFCPFGTLKSVNLSVDTAAMKHKGYAFVEYETAEAAQLALEQMNGVVMGGRNIKVGRPNNVPQAAPIIAQIQQEATKYPRIYVASIHLDLLPEDVKSVFEAFGKIKKLELAPDTNPAKHRGWGYIDYENAKSAADAIASMNLFDLGGQFLRVGRALTPPLPLYPPNAAPVLPGILGLGMGGDSMAGIIPTDVMSYSDETVNVTMPLAQSKVEEERDDVMAEKAVVITNPESNTLQSEENVSISGSNARLMIMKKLSRKTESRVLVLNDMVTMEDLDDDLEEEVTSECSKYGSVERVIIYQERQSMEDNADVIIKIFVLFSVTAEAVAAAKSLHGRWFGGRMIKAELYDQEKFDANDLSH
- the LOC135334888 gene encoding CUB and sushi domain-containing protein 1-like isoform X3, whose protein sequence is MATVTLFFCCLLGSVSLVYGQAPLTHLAAGNEPLPIDHTGEIISFSDIGTGTNEPFPWYCFTQNTTNVEWQLPNGTAVVARVGVPVGDELITRAVNGGLFLLRGTTHFSPDGEHCCVRIGTTQRLCVTFTPCPTLSPLTDTNGTISYNATNNMATYTCDTGYTISGATPITCMSDGTSAGTWSPPPPTCTIVTCPVLTSPTNGVLSTTSRDYLTIAAYSCDTGYILTGTAARTCQATGEWSRVAPFCSPVDCGPPTNPSNGAVDKSTGTTFMMTATYTCNTGYNIVGSESRTCGVNGTSGATTLTDGVWSPAAPTCEIVNCGSLDAPSNGTVDTSSGTTYLRRANYTCNPGYTLTGGEGTRTCQANGMWSSSDPACEFIVLSIGGTVYTNNTALSFSLIGEGSSALTCHTELSTCCREQDNPNGGALGGWRGPDGGVSVPSEAAIGTTAEGFYVTRGISTISLNRRCSETNAGGVYCCTIPRAGGITQTFCVDVQSPISEPPLTEPASTYITVTLGVLLAVAVAVIIVLITFVIIGRKQLTQARNQLKQAPNCNQKASYENVTVNVGVSPTAVELSECPAAEQHYQLKQAPNCNQEAFYEDVTVNVGVSPTAVELSECPAAEQHYQLKQAPNCNQEAFYEDVTVNVGVSPTAVELSECPAAEQHYVATNYPTPDMYVSGGGQERKEEIIYDNV
- the LOC135334888 gene encoding CUB and sushi domain-containing protein 1-like isoform X2, coding for MATVTLFLCCLLESVSLVYGQPLTHLAAGNEPLPIDHTGEIISFSDIGTGTNEPFPWYCFTQNTTNVEWQLPNGTAVVARVGVPVGDELITRAVNGGLFLLRGTTHFSPDGEHCCVRIGTTQRLCVTFTPCPTLSPLTDTNGTISYNATNNMATYTCDTGYTISGATPITCMSDGTSAGTWSPPPPTCTIVTCPVLTSPTNGVLSTTSRDYLTIAAYSCDTGYILTGTAARTCQATGEWSRVAPFCSPVDCGPPTNPSNGAVDKSTGTTFMMTATYTCNTGYNIVGSESRTCGVNGTSGATTLTDGVWSPAAPTCEIVNCGSLDAPSNGTVDTSSGTTYLRRANYTCNPGYTLTGGEGTRTCQANGMWSSSDPACEFIVLSIGGTVYTNNTALSFSLIGEGSSALTCHTELSTCCREQDNPNGGALGGWRGPDGGVSVPSEAAIGTTAEGFYVTRGISTISLNRRCSETNAGGVYCCTIPRAGGITQTFCVDVQSPISEPPLTEPASTYITVTLGVLLAVAVAVIIVLITFVIIGRKQLTQARCINQLKQAPNCNQKASYENVTVNVGVSPTAVELSECPAAEQHYQLKQAPNCNQEAFYEDVTVNVGVSPTAVELSECPAAEQHYQLKQAPNCNQEAFYEDVTVNVGVSPTAVELSECPAAEQHYVATNYPTPDMYVSGGGQERKEEIIYDNV
- the LOC135334888 gene encoding CUB and sushi domain-containing protein 1-like isoform X4, which encodes MATVTLFFCCLLGSVSLVYGQAPLTHLAAGNEPLPIDHTGEIISFSDIGTGTNEPFPWYCFTQNTTNVEWQLPNGTAVVARVGVPVGDELITRAVNGGLFLLRGTTHFSPDGEHCCVRIGTTQRLCVTFTPCPTLSPLTDTNGTISYNATNNMATYTCDTGYTISGATPITCMSDGTSAGTWSPPPPTCTIVTCPVLTSPTNGVLSTTSRDYLTIAAYSCDTGYILTGTAARTCQATGEWSRVAPFCSPVDCGPPTNPSNGAVDKSTGTTFMMTATYTCNTGYNIVGSESRTCGVNGTSGATTLTDGVWSPAAPTCEIVNCGSLDAPSNGTVDTSSGTTYLRRANYTCNPGYTLTGGEGTRTCQANGMWSSSDPACEFIVLSIGGTVYTNNTALSFSLIGEGSSALTCHTELSTCCREQDNPNGGALGGWRGPDGGVSVPSEAAIGTTAEGFYVTRGISTISLNRRCSETNAGGVYCCTIPRAGGITQTFCVDVQSPISEPPLTEPASTYITVTLGVLLAVAVAVIIVLITFVIIGRKQLTQARCINQLKQAPNCNQKASYENVTVNVGVSPTAVELSECPAAEQHYQLKQAPNCNQEAFYEDVTVNVGVSPTAVELSECPAAEQHYQLKQAPNCNQEAFYEDVTVNVGVSPTAVELSECPAAEQHYDMYVSGGGQERKEEIIYDNV
- the LOC135334888 gene encoding CUB and sushi domain-containing protein 1-like isoform X5, with product MATVTLFFCCLLGSVSLVYGQAPLTHLAAGNEPLPIDHTGEIISFSDIGTGTNEPFPWYCFTQNTTNVEWQLPNGTAVVARVGVPVGDELITRAVNGGLFLLRGTTHFSPDGEHCCVRIGTTQRLCVTFTPCPTLSPLTDTNGTISYNATNNMATYTCDTGYTISGATPITCMSDGTSAGTWSPPPPTCTIVTCPVLTSPTNGVLSTTSRDYLTIAAYSCDTGYILTGTAARTCQATGEWSRVAPFCSPVDCGPPTNPSNGAVDKSTGTTFMMTATYTCNTGYNIVGSESRTCGVNGTSGATTLTDGVWSPAAPTCEIVNCGSLDAPSNGTVDTSSGTTYLRRANYTCNPGYTLTGGEGTRTCQANGMWSSSDPACEFIVLSIGGTVYTNNTALSFSLIGEGSSALTCHTELSTCCREQDNPNGGALGGWRGPDGGVSVPSEAAIGTTAEGFYVTRGISTISLNRRCSETNAGGVYCCTIPRAGGITQTFCVDVQSPISEPPLTEPASTYITVTLGVLLAVAVAVIIVLITFVIIGRKQLTQARCINQLKQAPNCNQKASYENVTVNVGVSPTAVELSECPAAEQHYQLKQAPNCNQEAFYEDVTVNVGVSPTAVELSECPAAEQHYQLKQAPNCNQEAFYEDVTVNVGVSPTAVELNMYVSGGGQERKEEIIYDNV
- the LOC135334888 gene encoding uncharacterized protein LOC135334888 isoform X1, encoding MATVTLFFCCLLGSVSLVYGQAPLTHLAAGNEPLPIDHTGEIISFSDIGTGTNEPFPWYCFTQNTTNVEWQLPNGTAVVARVGVPVGDELITRAVNGGLFLLRGTTHFSPDGEHCCVRIGTTQRLCVTFTPCPTLSPLTDTNGTISYNATNNMATYTCDTGYTISGATPITCMSDGTSAGTWSPPPPTCTIVTCPVLTSPTNGVLSTTSRDYLTIAAYSCDTGYILTGTAARTCQATGEWSRVAPFCSPVDCGPPTNPSNGAVDKSTGTTFMMTATYTCNTGYNIVGSESRTCGVNGTSGATTLTDGVWSPAAPTCEIVNCGSLDAPSNGTVDTSSGTTYLRRANYTCNPGYTLTGGEGTRTCQANGMWSSSDPACEFIVLSIGGTVYTNNTALSFSLIGEGSSALTCHTELSTCCREQDNPNGGALGGWRGPDGGVSVPSEAAIGTTAEGFYVTRGISTISLNRRCSETNAGGVYCCTIPRAGGITQTFCVDVQSPISEPPLTEPASTYITVTLGVLLAVAVAVIIVLITFVIIGRKQLTQARCINQLKQAPNCNQKASYENVTVNVGVSPTAVELSECPAAEQHYQLKQAPNCNQEAFYEDVTVNVGVSPTAVELSECPAAEQHYQLKQAPNCNQEAFYEDVTVNVGVSPTAVELSECPAAEQHYVATNYPTPDMYVSGGGQERKEEIIYDNV